One window of Nocardia sp. NBC_00508 genomic DNA carries:
- a CDS encoding DUF2293 domain-containing protein, giving the protein MSKLRRRVVEAAEAALAQREYVSAVDVFAVLGWVRSSHVDRWRQGQVRSLEQVTAVDGRRMQEAAELLGEWARERGLAASTAAYLSGGRDRQALRFVDNGEDEVFRMHWLSAELSPARREQVVQRHNRAPDLTVVEAAQPWTCAECAETGPYLITSAAGPLCLTCSDLDHLEFLPAGNAALSRRAKKESTLAAVVVRLNQRRKRYERLGILVEEAALARAEQQCLADDDARTRRRERDRVRRAAQDVEYCARMSDEIRRLFPGCPSDRATEIAEHAAARGSGRVGRTAAAKLLSPEALTLAVIASIRHRDTDYDHLLMTGISRPEARVRIRPTVDHVLETWRG; this is encoded by the coding sequence GTGTCCAAGCTGCGGCGGCGAGTGGTCGAGGCTGCGGAAGCGGCTCTGGCCCAACGCGAATACGTGTCGGCGGTCGATGTATTCGCCGTTCTGGGGTGGGTGCGATCCAGTCATGTCGATCGCTGGCGGCAGGGGCAGGTGCGGTCGTTGGAGCAAGTCACGGCGGTGGATGGGCGGCGAATGCAGGAGGCGGCGGAGCTGCTGGGCGAGTGGGCCCGCGAGCGCGGGCTCGCCGCGAGCACAGCGGCGTATCTGTCGGGCGGGCGCGATCGCCAGGCGCTGCGGTTCGTCGACAACGGCGAAGACGAGGTGTTCCGCATGCACTGGCTCTCGGCGGAACTCAGCCCGGCGCGGCGCGAACAGGTCGTCCAACGCCACAACCGGGCTCCGGATCTGACGGTAGTCGAGGCCGCGCAGCCATGGACGTGCGCCGAATGCGCCGAAACCGGCCCATATCTGATCACCTCCGCGGCCGGACCGCTGTGCCTGACCTGTTCGGACCTCGACCATCTGGAGTTCCTGCCCGCCGGAAACGCGGCGCTGAGCCGGCGCGCCAAGAAGGAGAGCACCCTCGCTGCCGTCGTGGTCCGCCTCAACCAGCGACGCAAACGCTATGAACGGCTGGGCATCCTTGTCGAGGAGGCCGCCCTCGCCCGCGCCGAACAACAATGCCTGGCAGACGACGACGCCCGCACACGCCGCCGCGAGCGCGACCGTGTCCGCCGCGCCGCCCAGGACGTCGAATACTGCGCCCGCATGTCCGACGAGATCCGCCGTCTGTTCCCCGGCTGCCCCAGCGACCGCGCCACCGAAATCGCCGAACACGCCGCCGCCCGCGGCAGCGGCCGCGTAGGCCGCACCGCCGCCGCCAAACTTCTCTCCCCCGAAGCGCTCACCCTGGCAGTCATAGCCTCCATCCGCCACCGCGACACCGACTACGACCACCTCCTCATGACCGGCATCTCCCGCCCGGAGGCCAGGGTCCGGATCCGTCCCACCGTCGACCACGTCCTCGAAACCTGGCGCGGCTGA
- a CDS encoding SRPBCC family protein, translated as MSRRTLVLGVLALLIAAAAVLATVGSLRDSHIVTVTRTTDANPDVMWELWSNVPARTEWDRGLEYINVDGPFEAGTTGTVKVEGQDPVRYEIVEVTPKESFTDRFESLLGTHTDWHHTIQRRADGRYDVTWRLETRGPLSLISLPVLKSIFGEEVPTAVTEFVQLAENRSPH; from the coding sequence ATGTCTCGCCGCACCCTCGTCCTGGGCGTACTGGCCCTCCTCATCGCAGCCGCAGCCGTGCTCGCAACGGTCGGCTCGCTACGCGACTCCCACATCGTGACCGTGACCCGCACGACCGATGCGAATCCCGACGTCATGTGGGAGCTGTGGAGTAACGTGCCCGCCCGCACCGAGTGGGACCGCGGCCTGGAGTACATCAATGTCGACGGTCCGTTCGAGGCAGGCACCACCGGCACCGTCAAGGTCGAGGGCCAGGACCCGGTCCGGTACGAGATCGTCGAGGTGACGCCGAAGGAGAGCTTCACCGACCGATTCGAGAGCCTGCTCGGGACCCATACCGACTGGCACCACACCATCCAGCGCCGAGCCGACGGTCGCTACGACGTCACCTGGCGCCTGGAAACCAGGGGGCCGCTGTCCCTTATCTCGCTACCCGTGCTGAAAAGCATCTTCGGCGAGGAAGTGCCTACCGCCGTCACCGAATTCGTCCAGCTGGCGGAGAACAGGAGCCCGCACTGA